The following coding sequences lie in one Bradyrhizobium sp. G127 genomic window:
- a CDS encoding serine hydrolase — MTLLPSTELDAQTAQPLPTAAQSDPKTLGMMQGFPPPPDKTIRFIDGSSLKFPNTRWAFSHIRELVPTANVSRGEGPVTPLPRAERDLGNVAITTMDGKAITFNDALQLTYTDGILVLHKGKVVYEKYFGEGSVQRPHVAFSVTKSFVGTLAAILAADGKLDPAAAVTKYVPELKDSAYGDATVRQVMDMTIGVKFSENYSDPQAEVYDYARAGGMVPLTPNYQGPRTFFDFLVKLKKDGEHGNGFFYKTANAEVLAWIVKRASGLSMAELLSQRVWSKLGAEHDAYFMVDSIGTESGGGGLNTTLRDLARFGEMMRNKGKVSGKQVIPASAVADIEKGGRKEDFEKAGYSLLKGWSYRDMWWITHNEHNAYTARGIYGQSIYIDPKAEMVVVRYASHPMAANAANDPVSLPMYMAVAKTLMK; from the coding sequence ATGACACTGCTGCCATCCACCGAACTAGATGCACAGACCGCGCAGCCGCTTCCCACCGCCGCGCAAAGCGACCCGAAAACACTCGGCATGATGCAGGGCTTTCCGCCGCCGCCGGACAAGACCATCCGCTTCATCGACGGATCGAGCCTGAAATTTCCCAACACACGCTGGGCATTCAGCCACATCCGCGAACTGGTGCCGACCGCCAATGTCTCGCGCGGCGAAGGCCCGGTGACACCGCTGCCGCGCGCCGAGCGCGATCTCGGCAACGTCGCGATCACCACAATGGACGGCAAGGCGATCACCTTCAACGACGCGCTGCAACTGACCTACACCGACGGCATTCTGGTGCTGCACAAGGGCAAGGTCGTCTATGAGAAATATTTCGGCGAAGGCAGCGTGCAGCGGCCGCATGTCGCGTTCTCGGTGACGAAGTCCTTCGTCGGCACGCTGGCGGCGATCCTCGCCGCCGACGGCAAGCTCGATCCCGCCGCAGCCGTGACGAAGTACGTGCCGGAGCTGAAGGACTCGGCCTACGGCGACGCCACCGTGCGCCAGGTGATGGACATGACCATCGGCGTGAAGTTCTCGGAAAACTATTCCGACCCGCAGGCCGAAGTGTACGACTATGCGCGCGCCGGCGGCATGGTGCCGCTGACGCCGAACTATCAGGGGCCGCGCACCTTCTTCGACTTCCTCGTCAAGCTGAAGAAGGACGGCGAGCACGGCAACGGCTTCTTCTACAAGACGGCGAACGCCGAGGTGCTGGCGTGGATTGTCAAGCGCGCGAGCGGCCTGTCGATGGCGGAGCTGCTGTCGCAGCGGGTTTGGTCGAAGCTCGGCGCCGAGCACGACGCCTATTTCATGGTCGACAGCATCGGCACCGAATCCGGCGGCGGCGGTCTCAACACCACGCTGCGCGATCTCGCTCGCTTCGGCGAGATGATGCGCAACAAGGGCAAGGTCAGCGGCAAGCAGGTGATTCCGGCGTCGGCCGTCGCCGACATCGAGAAGGGTGGCAGGAAGGAAGACTTCGAGAAGGCCGGCTATTCGCTGCTGAAGGGCTGGTCCTATCGCGACATGTGGTGGATCACCCACAACGAGCACAACGCCTACACGGCGCGCGGCATCTATGGCCAGAGCATCTATATCGACCCGAAGGCCGAGATGGTGGTCGTGCGCTACGCCTCGCATCCGATGGCTGCCAACGCCGCCAACGATCCTGTCTCGCTGCCGATGTACATGGCGGTGGCGAAGACGCTGATGAAGTAA
- a CDS encoding BA14K family protein, which produces MRTAKLLAAALLAGATTLTLPQSATSAPLMTDAMLSSAASASSDIENVQYYHRRGYYGHRHHGGGGTAAGIGIGLAAGAIIGGAIAASQAQAQQNAAYCAQRYRSYDPRSGTYLNRDGNRYPCP; this is translated from the coding sequence ATGCGAACAGCAAAACTTCTCGCGGCCGCGCTGCTTGCCGGTGCAACGACACTGACTCTTCCGCAGTCCGCGACATCGGCGCCGCTGATGACTGATGCCATGCTGTCGAGCGCCGCTTCTGCCTCGAGCGACATCGAGAACGTTCAGTATTATCACCGCCGCGGCTATTACGGCCATCGTCATCATGGCGGCGGCGGCACCGCAGCGGGCATCGGCATCGGCCTCGCAGCTGGCGCAATCATCGGCGGCGCCATCGCCGCGTCGCAGGCGCAGGCCCAGCAGAACGCCGCCTATTGCGCGCAGCGCTATCGCTCCTACGATCCGCGTTCGGGCACCTATCTCAATCGCGACGGCAACCGTTATCCCTGCCCGTAA
- a CDS encoding glycosyltransferase family 39 protein: protein MTDSVSGGLDVSGRNFAGAGERMGLKFRQLALWLGTRNAFDLASCAALGALVVLAVWTFQDYAISNDEGVQHQYGELIVAYYKSGFTDQSLFKLDNLYLYGGLFDIAALGLAQILPVDQYELRHLLCALIGIGGIAAAGATARLIAGPRAAFFAIVALALCGSWYGGMYNHTKGIPLASFMAGAMYFLIRATRDLPTPRMRDVIGFGAMMGAALGIKSLGLLLVGYAGLAILMNLPRPVIGHWRERSRFAMRAALWFLPGFMIAYLIMIAAWPWAALSPLNPVRGLLSFSDFHYHIRTILFGKVYEMADVPRAYVPTYIAIRLPLLTLGATLLSLALLVLPARIGGIGGQRRRELGLIAFAAIFPVACQVVTEGPALDGCRHFLFVFPAIAVLAGVGMNASIGALARLHRNAVIVWFAVIATCFTWTAGKLYHLHPYEYLYYNQLVGGLEGASRRFVTDYWVNIMPEAVEELHDYLDRTEPETAQTKSYKVAVCGERVSYEEYARPNLQWIKMYDWRLADFYIAPTHMNCDRTLAGKVVARIERLGVTIGVVKDRRAVRESEE, encoded by the coding sequence ATGACCGATTCCGTAAGCGGGGGGCTGGACGTTTCCGGCCGCAATTTCGCTGGCGCCGGGGAACGCATGGGCCTGAAATTCAGGCAACTGGCGCTCTGGCTCGGCACACGCAATGCATTCGATCTTGCCTCCTGCGCCGCCTTGGGCGCGCTGGTCGTCCTCGCGGTCTGGACCTTCCAGGACTACGCGATTTCCAACGACGAAGGCGTCCAGCATCAATACGGCGAACTGATCGTCGCCTACTACAAGAGCGGCTTTACCGACCAGTCGCTGTTCAAGCTCGATAACCTCTATCTCTACGGCGGGCTGTTCGACATCGCAGCCCTCGGCCTCGCGCAGATCCTGCCGGTCGACCAGTACGAGCTGCGTCATCTGCTGTGCGCGCTGATCGGCATCGGCGGCATCGCCGCGGCGGGCGCAACCGCGCGATTGATCGCGGGACCGCGCGCGGCGTTCTTCGCCATCGTGGCGCTGGCGCTGTGCGGCTCGTGGTACGGCGGCATGTACAACCACACCAAGGGCATTCCGCTCGCCTCCTTCATGGCCGGCGCGATGTACTTCCTGATCCGCGCCACGCGCGATCTCCCGACCCCGCGCATGCGCGACGTGATCGGCTTCGGCGCGATGATGGGCGCCGCGCTCGGCATCAAATCGCTCGGCCTGCTACTGGTCGGATATGCCGGCCTCGCCATTCTGATGAACCTGCCGCGTCCCGTGATCGGCCACTGGCGGGAGCGTTCACGCTTTGCGATGCGCGCGGCGCTGTGGTTCCTGCCCGGCTTCATGATCGCCTATCTCATCATGATCGCGGCGTGGCCGTGGGCGGCGCTGTCGCCGCTCAATCCGGTGCGCGGCCTGCTGTCGTTCAGCGACTTTCATTATCACATCCGCACCATCCTGTTCGGCAAGGTCTACGAGATGGCCGATGTGCCGCGCGCCTATGTGCCGACTTACATCGCGATCCGGCTGCCGCTGCTGACGCTCGGCGCGACGCTGCTGTCGCTGGCGCTGCTCGTTCTGCCCGCGCGCATCGGCGGGATCGGCGGTCAACGCCGCCGCGAACTCGGACTGATCGCATTCGCCGCGATCTTCCCGGTGGCTTGCCAGGTCGTGACCGAAGGACCGGCGCTCGACGGCTGCCGCCACTTTCTGTTCGTGTTTCCGGCCATCGCGGTTCTCGCGGGCGTCGGAATGAACGCGTCGATCGGCGCACTGGCGCGGCTGCATCGCAATGCCGTGATCGTCTGGTTCGCCGTCATTGCGACCTGCTTCACCTGGACGGCGGGCAAGCTCTATCACCTGCATCCTTACGAGTATCTCTATTACAACCAGCTGGTCGGCGGGCTGGAAGGCGCATCGCGGCGCTTCGTGACCGACTACTGGGTCAACATCATGCCGGAAGCCGTCGAGGAATTGCACGACTACCTCGACCGCACCGAGCCGGAAACCGCGCAGACCAAATCTTACAAGGTCGCTGTATGCGGCGAGCGCGTTTCTTACGAGGAGTATGCGCGGCCCAACCTGCAGTGGATCAAGATGTACGACTGGCGCCTGGCGGATTTCTATATCGCACCGACGCATATGAACTGCGACCGCACCCTCGCGGGGAAAGTCGTCGCCAGGATCGAGCGCCTCGGCGTCACCATCGGCGTGGTGAAGGACCGCCGCGCTGTGCGCGAATCTGAAGAATGA
- a CDS encoding ATP-dependent RecD-like DNA helicase, producing MTTFTPHQDQALRAVADWLKARPGKGGTPQVFRLFGYAGTGKTTLARHIADDVNGNVKFAAFTGKAALVMRNKGCDNASTIHSLIYRTRESGEEQPSFELWDDAPASKAKLIVIDECSMVDAELGRDLMSFDCPLLVLGDPAQLPPIQGGGFFTDAEPDAMLTEVHRQAQDDPIVRMSMAVREGRSLDLGTFGESEVVRRDALDPDRVMAADQVLVGRNNTRRAYNMRVRQKQGIEDPLPVAGDKLVCLRNNRKKALFNGGLWRVKSRAQSKSSIITMRLSPDEEVSSAKVTKVSVRGDCFGGGIEDIPWEQRRPYDEFDYGYVLTVHKSQGSQWNDVVLFDESFAFQDSRARWLYTGITRAAKRLTVVV from the coding sequence ATGACCACATTCACGCCACACCAGGATCAGGCGCTCCGCGCCGTCGCCGACTGGCTCAAGGCCAGACCCGGCAAGGGCGGCACGCCGCAGGTGTTCCGGCTGTTCGGCTATGCCGGCACCGGCAAGACCACGCTGGCGCGGCACATCGCCGACGACGTCAACGGCAATGTGAAGTTTGCGGCATTCACCGGCAAGGCCGCGCTGGTGATGCGCAACAAGGGCTGCGACAACGCCTCGACCATCCATTCGCTGATCTATCGCACCCGCGAGTCCGGCGAGGAGCAGCCGAGCTTTGAGCTATGGGACGACGCCCCCGCCTCCAAGGCCAAGCTGATCGTGATCGACGAATGCTCGATGGTGGACGCCGAACTCGGCCGCGACCTGATGTCGTTCGACTGTCCGCTGCTGGTGCTGGGCGATCCTGCGCAGTTGCCGCCGATCCAGGGCGGCGGCTTCTTCACTGATGCCGAACCCGACGCAATGCTCACCGAGGTCCACCGTCAGGCGCAGGACGATCCTATCGTGCGGATGTCGATGGCGGTGCGCGAGGGCCGCTCGCTCGATCTCGGCACCTTCGGCGAAAGCGAAGTGGTGCGGCGCGATGCGCTCGATCCCGATCGGGTGATGGCCGCCGACCAGGTTCTGGTCGGCCGCAACAACACCCGCCGCGCCTACAACATGCGCGTGCGGCAGAAGCAGGGAATCGAAGATCCGTTGCCGGTGGCCGGCGACAAGCTGGTCTGCCTGCGCAACAACCGTAAGAAAGCGCTGTTCAACGGCGGGTTGTGGCGGGTGAAATCCCGGGCGCAGTCCAAGTCCAGCATTATCACCATGCGGTTGTCGCCCGACGAGGAGGTCAGCAGCGCCAAGGTGACGAAAGTGTCGGTGCGCGGCGACTGTTTCGGCGGCGGCATCGAGGACATTCCGTGGGAGCAGCGCCGCCCCTATGACGAATTCGACTATGGCTACGTGCTGACAGTCCACAAGTCGCAAGGCTCGCAGTGGAACGACGTCGTGCTGTTCGACGAGAGCTTTGCCTTCCAGGATAGCCGGGCGCGCTGGCTCTACACCGGCATCACCCGGGCCGCGAAACGGTTAACGGTTGTCGTCTAA
- a CDS encoding DUF4345 domain-containing protein has product MERFFLQIATALSALALLGLGIAGVMLGVQFMHGVGTITVDNYFRLLSGILVGMGLLFLVSIPHVERYRERFGILTFMIVLGGLAHLYSVLLHGIPSIGTLFGLFMELIYAPLLWLLQRHVARRAALHPH; this is encoded by the coding sequence ATGGAACGGTTCTTTCTCCAGATCGCCACGGCGCTTAGCGCGCTGGCGCTGCTCGGGCTTGGCATCGCCGGCGTGATGCTCGGCGTTCAGTTCATGCACGGCGTCGGCACGATCACGGTCGACAATTACTTCCGGCTGCTCTCCGGCATTCTGGTCGGGATGGGCCTCCTGTTCCTGGTCTCGATCCCTCATGTCGAGCGCTATCGCGAACGGTTCGGAATTCTGACCTTCATGATCGTGCTGGGCGGTCTGGCGCATCTGTATTCGGTATTGCTCCACGGCATTCCGAGCATCGGCACGCTGTTCGGACTGTTCATGGAGTTGATCTACGCACCGCTGCTGTGGCTGCTGCAACGGCATGTCGCCCGGCGCGCCGCGCTGCATCCGCATTGA